ACTAGGGCATCTGCTGCACTGCCTGGATCCGATCCCCCGTGGTCGGATGCGTCGCGAAGAACCCCCCGCTCTCGCCCTCGGTCTGCTTGAGCCACGCCAGCGTGCGGACCATCAGGGCCTTGCCATCGTACCCGGCGCGCCGGAGAAGCTCGACCCCGTGGCGATCCGCCGCGTACTCCTCGCGCCGCGTGTACGCGTTCGTCACCAGCTGGGCGGCGATCGGAGCCAGCGGCTGGGCGCGCGGGAAGATCTGCTCGAGGAGGATGGTGCCGAGCTCGAGCCCCGCGCCGAGGCGCTTCAGCTTCGCGACGTGACCGAGGTCGGCATGCGCGGTCTCGTGGCCCATGACGGCCCGGAGCTGGTCGTCAGTGGCCCGCTGAAGCAGGCCGGAGGTCACGTAGAACTCGCCGGCGCCGCCGTTGGCCGCATTGATGCGCGAATCTGAGAGGACGCCGACCCGGACCCGACTCAGCGGGAGGGGGTGGTTCATGTGCTGAAGGAGGGGAACCATGACCTTTCGGAGTCGGTCCACGTGCCGGGGATCCACACTGCCGGCGGCCGGAGTGGCCGCCGGCCGAGGAGCCGTGGAGCCGGCCGCCTGGGCGAGGGTCGGGAGGATCTCGCCGCCCGCGCCGATCAGACCCGCGGTGGCGCCCAGCACGAAGTCTCGTCGGTCCATCTCCATCGCAGACTCCTCCGTCGAGGCCGACGTGATCGTCATCGCTGCGGTGTCTCCCGGCCGGGGCGAGCGGGCCTCTCCGGCTCCCCACCCGAGCAAGATGCCTGCCAAGGCCGCCGTCCCCGGGACCCATCCTTCGGTACAATGGAGGGAGCGGTCGGGCATCGCCCGACGGTTCCTGGTGATGAAGGCTCTTGCCGGCGCGGCCGGGCTCCTCCTGATCTTCGGCATCCTCTGGGAGGCGTTTGAAACGATCGTCCTCCCACGGCGCGTGGCGCGTCGTGTCCGGCTCACGCGCCTGTTTTATCGCTCGACGTGGATCCCCTGGTCGGGCGTGGCGCGCCGAGCGCTCCGCGGCCAGCGCCGCGAAACATTTCTCGGCTTCTACGGCCCGCTCTCGCTTCTCGTGTTGCTGACCGTCTGGGCGTTCGGCTTGGTCCTCGGCTTCGCGTTGCTGCTGTGGGCGAGCGGGTCCGCCATCCAGGCGGCGGAGGGGATGTCGCCCTTCGGGGCCGACCTCTACCTGAGCGGGACGACCTTCTTCACCCTCGGGCTGGGAGACGTGACGCCGCGCAGCGCGGTGGCCCGGGCGCTCACGGTGATCGAGGCCGGCACGGGATTCGGCTTCCTGGCCCTCGTCATCGGGTATCTGCCCGTGCTCTATCAGTCATTTTCGCGCCGTGAAGTCAACGTCTCGCTGCTGGACGCCCGCGCGGGGTCTCCCCCCAGTGCCGTCGAGCTCCTGCGCCGGCATGCCGCGCCCGAGGGCCAGGACGCCCTCCGGGAGTTGCTGCGCGAGTGGGAACGCTGGTCGGCCGAGCTGCTGGAAACCCATCTGTCCTATCCGGTGCTGGCCTACTTCCGCTCCCAGCACGACAATCAGTCCTGGCTGGCCGCGCTCACGACGATCCTCGATGTGAGCGCCCTGGTGATGGCGGGCATCGAGACCGGCTGCCAGCGGGAGGCGCAGCTCACCTTCGCCATGGCGCGGCACGCCATCGGCGATCTGGCCCAGGTCTTCCGGACTGCGCCCCTGCGGGCGATGCCCGACCGGCTGCCGCCACCGAAGCTGGCGCAGCTGCGGGAGTCCCTCGAGGCCGCCGGCTTGAAGCTTCGCCAGGGACCGACGGCGGACCAGGAGTTTGCCGAGTTGCGCGGGCTGTACGAGCCATACGTGGCGGCGCTGGCCGGCTACCTGAGGCTCGGCATCCCCGACTGGTTGGCGGATGCGGGGCGAGCCGACAACTGGCAGACGACCGCCTGGGGCCAGAGCTCGGGCCCCGGATTCCCCGCGCATCTCGCGTCCGACGAGCACCGAAAGAGGGCCGGCGAGTCCGGGCGTCGGGCCTGACCGAGACTCGGGCCGGCGCCACCCAGGGAGGGCCCCATGGATCTCGAAGCCATCATCGAGTCGTTCTGGACGTCGGCCCGGCGGGGCGTCTACTATCCACCCGAGTGGAAGGGGAAGCTCACCGCGCATCAGGCATACCGGGTTCAGCTCGGCATCCTCGATCGCCTGGTCGCGGGCGGGGAGACGCACGCCGGGTGGAAGGTCGGACTGACGGCCCGGGCCATGCAGGAGCAGTGGGGAATCTACGAGCCCGTCTTCGGCTTCCTGCTGGAGAGCGGACACCGGCCGAGTGAGGCGACGTTCGGGTTCGACGAGCTGATCCAGCCCGGCTTCGAGAACGAGCTGTGCCTGACCATGGGAACGCCGCTCCAGGGGCCCGGGGTGACGCTCGAGCAGGCGCGAGCGGCCATCCTCGCCGTCGCGCCCGCGCTGGAGATCATCGAGCGGCGAGGGGACTTCGCCGCCGACCTGAACCTCGCCCTCGCCGACAATTCCCAGCAGAAGGCCTTCGTCACGGGGCGGGCCACGACCCCGGTACCGCCGGGGGTCACTCTCGCCGAGGCCACGGTCGAGGTCGTCGTCGATGGCGTGAGCGTCGAGCGCACCCGCGGGTCCGCCGAGCGGACCGGTGACCAGGTGGCCACGGTGGCGTGGCTGGCCAACAAGCTCGCGGAATTCGGCCGCCACATCGAGGCCGGGCACCGGATCATGTCCGGCTCGTTCACCCGGCAGTACCCGCTGTCCCGTGGGGCCCGCATCGAGGCGCGCTTCGAGCCATTCGGCGTGGTCCGGGCCGAGTTCGCCTGATCCGGGGAGGAACGTCATGGCCGAAGTCTTCGTCCTGGGGGCCGGCACGCCGACACCGACGCCGCATCGCTGGGGCTCCGCCTTCGCCGTCCAGGTGGGCGGCGAGTACCTGATGTTCGACTGCGGCCCGGCGGCCACGTCCAAGCTCGTCAAGGTCGGCATCTTCCCGACGCGGGTCGACTACCTCTTCTTCACCCATCATCACTTCGATCACGACGTGGACTACCCGTGCTTCCTCCTGTGCCGCTGGGACCAGTCGATCGGCAAGGAGAACCAGCTCCGCGTGTACGGGCCCACGCTCACCGAGACGCTCACCGAGCGGATCCTCGGCGAGGGGGGCGCCTTCGTCCACGACTGGAAGGCCCGCGTCCACCATCCCCTGAGCCAGCGCGTCTACGTGAACCGGGGCGGCACGCTGCCGCGCCGGCCGCCGTCGGTCCTCGCCCGGGACGTCGGTCCCGGGCTCGTGCACCAGGGGCGCGAATGGCAGGTCACGGCGGCGCCCGCCGAGCACGTCCAGCCGTTTCTCGACTCCCTCGCCTACCGGCTCGACAGCGCCGAGGGCAGCATCGTCTTCACCGGCGACACCCAGCCGTGCCGCAGCGTCGTCGAGCTGGCCCGTGGAAGTGACCTGATGTTCTGCATGTGCTGGGACGACAGCGCGCGGATGGCGGCGATGGGCGAGAACTTCGGCCAGTGCGGCACCACCGGGGCCGCCGAGATGGCGGCCGAGGCCGGCGTCAAGAAGCTCGTCCTCGTGCACGTCGGTCCTCACCTGGCCGCCCACGGGCCGATGGAGAAGGGCATCGGGGACGTCCGCAAGCTCTACGACGGGGAGGTGATCTTCGCCGAGGAGCTGATGACGGTCCGGCCCTCGTGAGAGGGGGGGCTCCCACCTGGCCGTGGGGGGCCCGGGGATCAGCGAAGCCGCAGGCGCGGGTCGATCGCGTCTCGCAGGGCGTCCCCGATGAAGTTGCAGGCGATGGCGACCATCAGAATGGCGATCCCGGGAAAGGCCGAGATCCACCACTGGGCCACGAGCTCGCGACCCTCGGCGACCATGGCGCCCCACTCCGGGGTCGGCGGCACGGCTCCCAGACCGAGGAACGACAGGGCCGCCGTGATGATGATGGCATTGCCGAAGTCCATGGCCATGAGGACCAGCGAGGGCGCGACCGCGTTGGGCAGGATGTGGCGCAGGACGATGCGGCGATCGTCGAGGCCGAGCGCCTGGGCGGCGGTGACGAAGTCCCGAGCCTTGAGCGCCAGCACCTGGCCCCGGGCCAGCCGCGCGTAGGGAGGCCACCACACCACCAGCAGGGCGAACATGGAGTTCTGGATGCTGGGGCCGAGCGCGGCCGCGATGGCCATCGCCAGGATCAGCGACGGGAAGGCCAGTACCATGTCCACCACCCGCATCGCCACTTCGTCGGGCCAGCTCCCGAAATAGGCGGCCAGGCCGCCGTAGAGCGTCCCGAAGACCGACGCCACCACGACGACGACGGCCGCCACCGGCAGCGATACCCGCCCGCCGTAGAGGACCCGGCTCAGCACATCCCGGCCCAGGCCGTCGACCCCGAGCCAGTGCTGGACCGACGGAGCGTCCAGCCGGTTGTCGACGTTGAGGTCGATGGGGTCGTAGGGCGCGATCGCGGGCGCGAGCGCCGAGACCGCCACCCACGCGACGACCACGAGGCCACCCAGGACCGCCGTCGGCTTCCGCACGACGCGGTGCCAGAGCAGGCGCGTCTCGCGCGGGGACGCCACCACGCCGATGTCCGCGGGAACACGTCCGGCCACGGGAGCGGCGGGTGTCGCGGAGAGGGTCGCCATCGCCTCAGGAGTACCGGATCTGCGGATCCAGCCAGCCGTAGAGCAGGTCGACCACGAGGTTCACGAGCGTGTACATGACCCCGATCACGAAGGTCACGCCCATGATGGCCGGAAAGTCGTTGGTGACCGCCGACTGGAAGGCGTAGCGACCGAGTCCGGGCCAGGCGAAGATCGTCTCCGTCATCACCGCGCCCGAGAGGAGCCCGCCGTAGGCCAGCCCGAGGACGGTCACGGTGGGGATCAGGGCGTTTCGAAGGGCGTGCCGGGCGACGATCCGCGTTTCCGGAAGCCCTTTGGCGCGGGCGGTGCGGAGGTAGTCCTGGGACAGGGTATCGAGCATCGACGAACGCGTGATGCGCGTCACCAGCCCCATGACCGAGCTCGCCAGCACCAGCCCGGGCAGGATCAGATGCGACGCCGCGCTCCGGAAGGTGGCCCAGTCGCCCGCCACCGCCGCGTCGATCGTGAAGAAGCCGGTCAGCCGCGGCGGCGACTCGATCTGGGGTCCGAGCCGCCCCGGCCCCACCGTCCAGTGGAGCGTCGCGTAGAAGAGGACGAGCGAGACGGTGGCGAGCCAGAAGATGGGGATCGACACGCCGATCAGCGACACGAGACGGGCCACGTGGTCCACCGGGCCGTCTCGCCGGATGGCCGCCACCACACCGAGCGGCATCCCCACGATCAGCGCGAAGAGCACGGCCGTGGTGGACAGCTCGATGGTCGCCGGCAGGAACGCCGCGAGGTCCTTGGTGATCGCCCGCCGGGTGTTGATCGACGTCCCCAGCTCCCCCTGCAGGAGATTGCCGAGGAACGCGAAGTACTGGACATAGAGGGGCCGATCGAGCCCCCACTTCTCCTTGAAGGCCTGGACGACCTCGGGCCGCTGGGAGGCCTGCTGGCCGAGATTCGAGACGATCGGGTCGGCGGGGACGGCGTGGGCGATGAGGAAGGAGATCAGAGTCACCCCGAGCACCGACACCACCAGGAGCCCGAGGCGTCGCGTAACGTACTGGGCCATTTAGAAAGGTCGCGGGGACCGCGCGTGCGGCCCCCGCGCCGTCGCTTCGGTCAGATTCGGCCGAGCGCTACTTCTTTTCGACGGGGTAGATGCGGGCCGCGCCGAGGGGGAGGTACTCGTACCCCTCGATGTTCGGCCGCACGACGACCTCGGCCTTGCCCTGGACGAGGTTGACGTAGGGCCCGTTCTCGACCAGGTAGGCGAGCACTTCCTTGTACATCGCCGACCGCCGCTTGGGGTCGAGCTCGGCGTCGGCCTTCCGCGTCATGTCCTTCGCCTTCGGATCGTCCCAGCGCAGCCGCGGCGCCCAGGTGTGGAGGATCATCTGGCCGGTGAAGTCGCTGGCCCCGATGTAGTCCGGCTGGTTGTAGGAGATGACCGCGATCTCGCCCTTGGCCCGGTACTGCGACAGCATCACCGAGAACTCCTGCGGGACGAGCTGGACCTCGATCCCGATCTTCTTCAGGTCGGCCTGGACCTTCTGGGCCACCGACTCGTAGGTGATGCCGGCCGGCGAGGCGCCGGTGCCGTACTTGAGCGGGAACTTGAAGCCGTTCGGCACCCCGGCCTTGGCCAGGAGGTCCTTGGCCAGCTTGAGATCGTACCGTGGGTTCAGCCGGTCGGCATCGGCCTGGGTCTCGAGGCCCAGGACCCCGATCGGGTACACGGCGGGGCCGATGACGGCGCGGCCGTTGGTGAGCTTGATGATCCCGTTGCGGTCGACGGCGTGGCGGATCGCCTGGCGGACCTCCTTCTTGGCCAGCTCGGGGTGGAGCGCCGGATCCACCGTCATCCCCATGTACATGTTGTCGAGCGACTGGCCGAGCAGGATCTTGACGTTCTTGTTGTTGCGCATGGCGGCGGTGAGGTCGGGGGTGACGTTGAGCGCCACGTCGACGTCCCCGTTCTCGACCTGGAGCTTCTGGGTGGCGGGCGAGGGCACGTCGCGAGCCTCGATCTTCGCGATCTTGGCCGGGCCCTTCCAGTAGTTCGGGTTCCGCTCCATGATGATGACGTTGTTCTTCTGCCAGCCCTTCAGGATGAACGGCCCGCCGCCCGCCGAGTTCTGATTCAGCCACTCCTCGGCCTTGTCGTCCTTGTCCGCCGTCGGGGAGTCGCTCGCCCCGTGCTCCTTGGCGAGCTTCGAGTCCATGATGGCCGAGTTCGGACCGGAGAGCACGGGCAGCCAGTCGGCGAACGACTCGTTGAGGGTGGTCTTCACCGTCATCGGGTCGATGACGACGACCTCCTTCAGCGGGTCCATCATCCAGCCGGGGTTCCCCTTGAGGTTCTTGAGCCGGGTCAGGCTGAACTTCACGTCCTCGGCCGTGAACGGGTTGCCGCTGGCGTGCTTGACGTTCGGCCGGAGCTTGAACGTGTACTCCTTGCCGTCCGGCGAAATCTTCCACTCGGTCGCCAGCACGGGCACGAAGGTGTTCAGCTCCTTCGGGCTCTTGTGGGCGACCAGCGTGTCGTAGGTGTTGAGGTCGACGAAGGCCGCCCCGAACTCGAACTCCCGGCCGGGGTCGAGCGTCTTCACGTCCGACTGGTCGAGGGCCATGATGAGCGTCTTCCCGGCGCCGCCGGTCTGGGCGGTCACCGGCGGGGAGGCGCCCGCGGCGACGAGCGTGACCAGTCCGAGGATGGCGAAGCTGCGCGAGCCGGTCATCGATTCTCCTCCTCTCGAAGGGGCCTCCGGGCTGCTGGGCCGCCGATTGTGCTACGCTGGGGCGCACGCCTACCGCCGGCGCGCGAGGACTCAACTATAGCAGCGGTGCCGAGCGCCAACAAGGGGCCGCGGGGCCGCATCGTCGAAAGCGAGCCGCGCCTGGAGGACGTCGCGGCCCTCGATGACCACCTCTACCGGCACAACGCGGCGGTGACGGGCTGCGACGACGGCCAGTGGCTCGCGGTCTTCGTCCGGGACGGGACCGGCGAGGTCGTGGCTGGCCTGCACGGCTGGACGTGGGGCCGAACCGGCTTCGTGCGAACGCTCTGGGTTCGCGAGGACATCCGGGGTCGGGGCCTCGGCGCGCGGCTCCTGGCGGCGGCCGAGCGCGAGGCCGCCCGCCGCGGCTGCCGCGAGATGCACCTCGACACCCACAGCTACCAGGCGCCGGGCTTCTACGCTCGCCTCGGCTACGCGCGGATCGGCGAGCTGCCCGGCTGGCCGGACGACAGCACCCGCATCTTCTTCCGCAAGGCGCTCTAGGCACTTCGGGGGGTCTCGGAAGACCCCCCGATGCGGTTGTGGGGGCACAGCCGCCGCTCGGAGCGCTGCGCGAAGCGGCTCGCGGCGCCGGGTTGGCGCCGATCAGGACCCGGTGCGTGACCGCGCCCACAGAAGGCGCTCGATCGTGGCCAGCATCGTGTCCGGCTCCACCGGCTTGATGACATGCCCGTCGAAGCCGGCAGCCCAGGTCCTCACCAGGTCCGTGTCGGCCCCGAGCGCCGAGACGGCGATCACGCGGAGCCGGGCCAGCTTGGGCTCGGAGCGGAGCCGCGCCATGAAGCCGAAGCCGTCCATCCCGGGCATCCGCAGATCGCACAGGATCACGTCCGGCGCTTCGGCCCTCAGGACGGTGAGCGCGTCACGGCCGTCCGCGGCCAGGAGCACGCGAGCGCCCTCGTGTTCGAGGAACTGCCGCAGCGCGTCGCGGGAATCCTCGTGGTCTTCGACCACGAGGATGGTGACGCCGTGAAGTCGCGGGTGCGCTCGGCCAGTCTGGGCTGCGCTCAACCCCCCGAACCCCTGCCCTCCCGGTCAGCAGGTGGCTCTTCGGCGAAGCCGACCCTTTGGACTATAAGCGGGGCGCGGGCGCGACGTCAACAAATCAACCACGGGCCAGGGCGGCGAAGCGTCCGAGCCCGCTGGCGCCCCCGGCACGTCTTGGCTAGGATGGGAGCAGCGGCGAACGCCCGAGCCGGGAGCGCGGCGACCCGGAGCGCCGGCCGGCATGGAGGAGAAACCCATGGCAGAGATCGAGCGCATCGACGCCAACGAAGCACGACGCAAAGCCGCCGGCGGGGCCCTGCTGGTCTGCGCCTACGCCGACGAGGAGAAATGCCGCACGGTCAAGCTCGAGGGCGCCATCTCGCTGACGAGTTTCCAGTCACGGGTCGCGGCACTGCCGAAAGACCAGGAGATCATCTTCTACTGCGCCTGACCCGCCGAGGGCAGCGCTGCCGGTCAGGCGGCGCGGTATCAGGCCCGCGGCTTCGCCAACGTGAAAGCCCTCCGGGGAGGCGTCGAGGCCTGGCAAAAGGCCGGATATCCGATGGCCGCGGCCTAGCCGCCGCGCCACCGGCCGGGCCCGCCGATCGGCCGCCGGGCGGTCGCGCTGGACGGTCAGACGAGCCGACGAGGTCGATGAGAGCCTGATCCCGAAAGACGCCGTGTAGGCGAGGAGGAGGACCGTATGGGCGGCTTCGGCAGCTGGCGGAGGGTGTCGACTCCGGTGATCGTGGGAGTGGCGCTGGCCCTGGGGGCGTCGGCCAGTGCCCAGGAGCCGAAGCCGGGCGGCGTCCTGCGGGTCGGCCTCCAGGGTGACTTCACCACGATGGACCCGCACATGTCCACGTCCGCGGAGGACCGCGATCTCTACTACCAGCTCTACAGCCCGCTGGTCGGACTGGACGCCAACCTGAAGATCGTGCCGGAGCTCGCCGAGGCCTGGGAGCAGCCGGATCCGCTCACGTACGTCTTTCGGCTCCGGAAGGGGGTGAAGTTCCACGACGGGACCGACCTGACGGCCGAGGTCGTCAAGTGGAACTTCGAGCGGATGCTCAACCCGGCCACGGGGTCGATCCGTCGCAGCGAGCTCGGGAACGTCAAGTCCGTGGACGTCCTGAACCCGCTCACCGTGCGCATCAACCTGAAGGAGCCCGACGCGGTGTTGCTGGCCACCCTGTCCGACCGCGCCGGGATGATGGTCTCCCGGGCCGCGGTCGAGAAGCACGGGAAGGACTTCGCCCGCAATCCGGTCGGGACCGGCCCCTTCCAGTTCGTCGAGTGGGCGAAGGACGATCACCTGACGGTGCGGCGGTTCCCGGGGTACTGGAAGAGCGGGCTCCCCTACCTCGACGAGATCGTCTACAAGCCGATCCCGGACCATTCGGTCAAGCTCACCGCGCTCCGGACCGGCACCCTCGACCTCATCGACGATCTCCCCCCGAAGGACGTGACGCCACTCAAGGGCAATGCCAAGCTGCGCGTCATCGAAACCCCGGGCCTCGGCTACCGCCGGATCGAGCTCAACCACACCCGGCCGCCCTTCAACCTGAAGGCGCTGCGGCAAGCGGTCGCCTGGGCCATCAATCGGGAGGCCATTCACCGGGCGGTCTTCTTCGGCGCCGGAGCGCCGGCCCAGGGCCCGATTCCGCCCCGGAGCTGGGCGTACGAGCCGCTCCCCGGCTACGGCACGACGCCCGACCTCGCCAAGGTCAAGGAGAAGCTCGCCGAGGGTGGTCAGCCGAACGGCTTCCGCTTCGTCCTGAACGTGGTGAACACGCCCGTGGCCCAGAAGCAGGCGGAGATCATCCAGGACAACCTGAAGCGAGCGGGCATCGACATGGAGATCGCCCTGCTCGAGGTCGGGGCCTTCGACGAGAAGCGGAGGGCCCTCCAGTTCGACGGAGCCGAGGGCCGCTGGAGCGGCCGCGTCGATCCGGACGGCAACATGTTCGCGCACCTGATCACCGGGGGCGCGAACAACTGGGGCAAGTACGCGAACCCGCGGCTGGACGACCTGCTCCGGCGAGCGCGCTCGGCGGCCCAGCCGGGCGAGCGCAAGCGCCTCTACGCGGAGGCGCTCCGGATCATCATCGACGACGTGCCCATCGTCTTCCTTCACCACGATGCGTGGACCAAGGCATGGGACACCCGGGTGCAGGGGTACGTCGAGATCCCGGACGGGCGCATGCGCTTCGAGCGGGTCTGGCTCGGGCGATGAGGCGCGCCCCGCGGCCTCCGTCCGGGTGACCGGGAGTCCGCGGCGCCCCGGCCGCCCCCGTGTCCGCTGCCCCGGCGGGGGGCGGCGGCCAAGCTGAGGCATCGCGTGCTGGGCTACCTGCTCCGCCGGGCGGGGGCCATGGTGCCGGTGATCGCGGTCGTGAGCGTGGTGGTCTTCTCGCTCATCCACCTCACGCCCGGCGATCCGGTCAACATCATGCTCCGCGAGGAGGCGGACCCGGCCACGGCGGCGACGCTCCGGCGCCAGCTCGGCCTGGACCGGCCCTTGCCGCTCCAGTATGCGGCCTGGCTCGGGCGCGCGGTCCAGGGCGAGCTCGGTCGGTCCATCCGCACGAACCAGCCGGTCACGGACGCGATCCGCCAGCGGGTGCCTGTCACGCTGAGTCTCGCCGCGGCCGCGCTGCTGGTCGCGCTCGCGATCGGCCTGCCGGCGGGCATCCTGGCCGCGGTCCGCCGCAATTCGGTGGTCGACGTCGCGGCCACGCTGGTGGCCATCTCCGGTGTCTCGCTGCCGAGCTTCTGGCTGGCGATCCTGCTGATCCTGGTCTTCTCGGTCACCCTGGGGTGGCTGCCCCCGCTCGGCTGGGTGAGCCCCGGCCGAGATCTGGGGGCCTGGGTCCGGTCCCTCGTCCTGCCGGCCGTCACGCTGGGCGTGGCGATCGCCGCCGTCGTCATGCGGATGACCCGGGCGAGCTTGCTCGAGGTCCTCGAGCTCGACTACGTCCGAACGGCCCGGGCCAAGGGGCTCGCCGAGCGACGGATCGTGCTCGGGCACGCCCTGCGGAACGCGCTCATCCCCGTGGTGACGGTCATCGGGCTCCAGGCGGGGGCGCTGCTGGGCGGCGCGGTCATCACCGAGACGATCTTCGCGCTCCCGGGGGTCGGGCGGCTCCTGGTCGATGCGATCTTCCAGCGCGACTTCCCGATCGTCCAGGGAGTGGTCCTGGTCCTGGCCCTGAACTTCCTGATCGTGAACCTCCTGGTCGATCTGACCTACGCCTGGCTGGATCCCCGGATCCGGTACCACTGACGTGTCGGCCGCGCGCTCGCCGGCCCGGGAGTCCTCCGGCTCCGGCCCGCCTGGCCGCCGGCGCGCGGCGGGCCCCTGGGGGCGTCCGCTCGCCCTGGTCGGGCTGATCGCGCTCGGTGGACTGACGGGGGTGGCCCTGCTCGGCCCTCTGCTGGCACCCTTCGATCCGACCGAGCAGGCGCTCGACCGGATGCTCGCGCCGCCCGGCCGGGCTCACTGGCTCGGAACCGACGATCTCGGCCGCGACATCCTCAGCCGGGTGCTGTACGGCGCCCGCGTGTCCCTCGGCGTCGGCGTGCTCGCGGTCGCGCTGTCCCTGGGATTGGGCGTGGGGCTGGGACTCGTGGCGGGGTACTGGGGTGGGTGGGTCGACGGGGCCATCATGCGCGTCATGGATGGTCTCCTCGCCTTCCCCTCGATCGTCCTGGCGCTCGCGATCACCGCCGCGCTCGGCCCCAGTCTCCGGAACGCCATGATCGCGATCGGCATCATCGGGGTGCCCGGCTTCGCCCGGCTCGTCCGCGGCCAGGTGCTGGCGCTGCGCGCGCAGGAGTTCGTCGAGGCCGCCCGGGCCCTCGGGGCGCGCGACGGGCGCATCGTGATCCGGCACATCACCCCCGGCACGGTCGCGGTCGTCGTGGTCCACGCCTCGTTGCGCCTGGCATTCGCCGTCCTGA
This region of Candidatus Methylomirabilota bacterium genomic DNA includes:
- a CDS encoding GNAT family N-acetyltransferase, translating into MPSANKGPRGRIVESEPRLEDVAALDDHLYRHNAAVTGCDDGQWLAVFVRDGTGEVVAGLHGWTWGRTGFVRTLWVREDIRGRGLGARLLAAAEREAARRGCREMHLDTHSYQAPGFYARLGYARIGELPGWPDDSTRIFFRKAL
- a CDS encoding response regulator, which codes for MSAAQTGRAHPRLHGVTILVVEDHEDSRDALRQFLEHEGARVLLAADGRDALTVLRAEAPDVILCDLRMPGMDGFGFMARLRSEPKLARLRVIAVSALGADTDLVRTWAAGFDGHVIKPVEPDTMLATIERLLWARSRTGS
- a CDS encoding MBL fold metallo-hydrolase, whose product is MAEVFVLGAGTPTPTPHRWGSAFAVQVGGEYLMFDCGPAATSKLVKVGIFPTRVDYLFFTHHHFDHDVDYPCFLLCRWDQSIGKENQLRVYGPTLTETLTERILGEGGAFVHDWKARVHHPLSQRVYVNRGGTLPRRPPSVLARDVGPGLVHQGREWQVTAAPAEHVQPFLDSLAYRLDSAEGSIVFTGDTQPCRSVVELARGSDLMFCMCWDDSARMAAMGENFGQCGTTGAAEMAAEAGVKKLVLVHVGPHLAAHGPMEKGIGDVRKLYDGEVIFAEELMTVRPS
- a CDS encoding ABC transporter permease — its product is MATLSATPAAPVAGRVPADIGVVASPRETRLLWHRVVRKPTAVLGGLVVVAWVAVSALAPAIAPYDPIDLNVDNRLDAPSVQHWLGVDGLGRDVLSRVLYGGRVSLPVAAVVVVVASVFGTLYGGLAAYFGSWPDEVAMRVVDMVLAFPSLILAMAIAAALGPSIQNSMFALLVVWWPPYARLARGQVLALKARDFVTAAQALGLDDRRIVLRHILPNAVAPSLVLMAMDFGNAIIITAALSFLGLGAVPPTPEWGAMVAEGRELVAQWWISAFPGIAILMVAIACNFIGDALRDAIDPRLRLR
- a CDS encoding ABC transporter permease — translated: MAQYVTRRLGLLVVSVLGVTLISFLIAHAVPADPIVSNLGQQASQRPEVVQAFKEKWGLDRPLYVQYFAFLGNLLQGELGTSINTRRAITKDLAAFLPATIELSTTAVLFALIVGMPLGVVAAIRRDGPVDHVARLVSLIGVSIPIFWLATVSLVLFYATLHWTVGPGRLGPQIESPPRLTGFFTIDAAVAGDWATFRSAASHLILPGLVLASSVMGLVTRITRSSMLDTLSQDYLRTARAKGLPETRIVARHALRNALIPTVTVLGLAYGGLLSGAVMTETIFAWPGLGRYAFQSAVTNDFPAIMGVTFVIGVMYTLVNLVVDLLYGWLDPQIRYS
- a CDS encoding M48 family metallopeptidase yields the protein MEMDRRDFVLGATAGLIGAGGEILPTLAQAAGSTAPRPAATPAAGSVDPRHVDRLRKVMVPLLQHMNHPLPLSRVRVGVLSDSRINAANGGAGEFYVTSGLLQRATDDQLRAVMGHETAHADLGHVAKLKRLGAGLELGTILLEQIFPRAQPLAPIAAQLVTNAYTRREEYAADRHGVELLRRAGYDGKALMVRTLAWLKQTEGESGGFFATHPTTGDRIQAVQQMP
- a CDS encoding potassium channel family protein, which codes for MKALAGAAGLLLIFGILWEAFETIVLPRRVARRVRLTRLFYRSTWIPWSGVARRALRGQRRETFLGFYGPLSLLVLLTVWAFGLVLGFALLLWASGSAIQAAEGMSPFGADLYLSGTTFFTLGLGDVTPRSAVARALTVIEAGTGFGFLALVIGYLPVLYQSFSRREVNVSLLDARAGSPPSAVELLRRHAAPEGQDALRELLREWERWSAELLETHLSYPVLAYFRSQHDNQSWLAALTTILDVSALVMAGIETGCQREAQLTFAMARHAIGDLAQVFRTAPLRAMPDRLPPPKLAQLRESLEAAGLKLRQGPTADQEFAELRGLYEPYVAALAGYLRLGIPDWLADAGRADNWQTTAWGQSSGPGFPAHLASDEHRKRAGESGRRA
- a CDS encoding ArsR family transcriptional regulator — protein: MAEIERIDANEARRKAAGGALLVCAYADEEKCRTVKLEGAISLTSFQSRVAALPKDQEIIFYCA
- a CDS encoding ABC transporter substrate-binding protein — protein: MTGSRSFAILGLVTLVAAGASPPVTAQTGGAGKTLIMALDQSDVKTLDPGREFEFGAAFVDLNTYDTLVAHKSPKELNTFVPVLATEWKISPDGKEYTFKLRPNVKHASGNPFTAEDVKFSLTRLKNLKGNPGWMMDPLKEVVVIDPMTVKTTLNESFADWLPVLSGPNSAIMDSKLAKEHGASDSPTADKDDKAEEWLNQNSAGGGPFILKGWQKNNVIIMERNPNYWKGPAKIAKIEARDVPSPATQKLQVENGDVDVALNVTPDLTAAMRNNKNVKILLGQSLDNMYMGMTVDPALHPELAKKEVRQAIRHAVDRNGIIKLTNGRAVIGPAVYPIGVLGLETQADADRLNPRYDLKLAKDLLAKAGVPNGFKFPLKYGTGASPAGITYESVAQKVQADLKKIGIEVQLVPQEFSVMLSQYRAKGEIAVISYNQPDYIGASDFTGQMILHTWAPRLRWDDPKAKDMTRKADAELDPKRRSAMYKEVLAYLVENGPYVNLVQGKAEVVVRPNIEGYEYLPLGAARIYPVEKK
- a CDS encoding fumarylacetoacetate hydrolase family protein; this translates as MDLEAIIESFWTSARRGVYYPPEWKGKLTAHQAYRVQLGILDRLVAGGETHAGWKVGLTARAMQEQWGIYEPVFGFLLESGHRPSEATFGFDELIQPGFENELCLTMGTPLQGPGVTLEQARAAILAVAPALEIIERRGDFAADLNLALADNSQQKAFVTGRATTPVPPGVTLAEATVEVVVDGVSVERTRGSAERTGDQVATVAWLANKLAEFGRHIEAGHRIMSGSFTRQYPLSRGARIEARFEPFGVVRAEFA